Proteins from a genomic interval of Nocardioidaceae bacterium:
- the recN gene encoding DNA repair protein RecN, giving the protein MLEELRITGLGVIEESVLPLHPGLTVITGETGAGKTMLITALGLLLGGRADSGAVRRGSPVARVEGLVRIPHGDPETGLAAQVEQLGGLVEDGEVIVTRQLAATGRSRAFVGGAAVPVARLATFGDALVTVHGQSDQQRLTRPETQRTALDAFAGEPVERATRAYAAAYTAWTAARAELENLRERSRDRAREADLLRFGLAEVEDVDPQAGEEHALAAEESRLGNAETLRTAAEGARSALSADDEAPDALGAVASARQHLDAAGVHDPEAADLAARLATVSYELADVAADVAAYATSLDVDPARLAHVSERRAAVVGLLRKYGETTEEVLAWSGRAAARLLELDDSDERVTQLVERVAALETETLAAATTLREARADSAPVLAAQVQTELAGLAMPDARVEVTVRGEITPDRLAPHGACTVEILLAPNPGAEPRPLGKGASGGELSRVMLALEVCIAGTHPVPTFVFDEVDAGVGGRSAVEIGARLARLARHAQVVVVTHLPQVAAFADSHVVVAKTSDGSVTRSGLTTLAEDDRVRELSRMLAGLEESDTALAHAEELLAHARRESTTH; this is encoded by the coding sequence GTGCTTGAGGAGCTGCGGATCACCGGGCTCGGTGTCATCGAGGAGTCGGTGCTCCCGCTGCACCCGGGCCTGACCGTCATCACCGGCGAGACCGGTGCCGGCAAGACCATGCTGATCACCGCCCTGGGCCTCCTGCTCGGGGGGCGCGCGGATTCCGGTGCGGTGCGGCGGGGGAGCCCGGTGGCGCGTGTGGAAGGCCTGGTGCGGATCCCCCACGGTGATCCAGAGACCGGGCTCGCCGCGCAGGTGGAGCAGCTCGGCGGTCTCGTGGAGGACGGCGAGGTCATCGTCACGCGTCAGCTCGCCGCGACAGGCCGCTCTCGTGCCTTCGTGGGCGGTGCTGCCGTGCCCGTCGCGCGTCTCGCGACCTTCGGGGACGCGCTCGTCACCGTGCACGGCCAGTCCGACCAGCAGCGCCTCACCCGGCCCGAGACCCAGCGCACCGCGCTCGACGCCTTCGCGGGAGAGCCGGTGGAGAGGGCGACTCGCGCGTACGCCGCGGCTTACACGGCCTGGACCGCGGCGCGAGCCGAGCTCGAGAACCTGCGCGAACGCAGCCGGGATCGTGCGCGTGAGGCCGACCTCCTGCGCTTCGGCCTCGCCGAGGTCGAGGACGTCGACCCCCAGGCGGGGGAGGAGCACGCGCTGGCCGCGGAGGAGTCCCGTCTGGGCAACGCCGAGACCCTGCGCACCGCTGCGGAAGGAGCACGATCGGCCCTGTCCGCGGACGACGAGGCCCCCGACGCACTCGGCGCCGTCGCGAGCGCCCGACAACACCTGGACGCAGCGGGGGTGCACGACCCCGAGGCGGCCGACCTGGCGGCCCGCCTGGCGACGGTCTCCTACGAGCTCGCCGACGTCGCCGCGGACGTGGCCGCGTACGCGACCTCGCTCGACGTCGATCCCGCACGCCTGGCTCACGTCTCCGAACGCCGAGCCGCCGTCGTCGGTCTGCTGCGCAAGTACGGCGAGACCACCGAGGAGGTGCTCGCCTGGAGCGGTCGGGCGGCGGCACGGCTGCTGGAGCTGGACGACAGCGACGAGCGGGTCACGCAGCTCGTCGAGCGGGTGGCCGCGCTCGAGACGGAGACCCTGGCCGCGGCCACGACTCTCAGGGAGGCCCGAGCCGACAGTGCTCCCGTGCTGGCCGCGCAGGTCCAGACCGAGCTGGCGGGCCTCGCGATGCCGGACGCGCGCGTCGAGGTCACCGTACGCGGCGAGATCACCCCCGACCGGCTCGCTCCCCACGGCGCCTGCACCGTGGAGATCCTGCTGGCGCCGAATCCGGGCGCGGAGCCTCGGCCTCTGGGCAAGGGCGCCTCGGGCGGCGAGCTGTCCCGGGTGATGCTCGCCCTCGAGGTCTGCATCGCGGGCACCCACCCGGTGCCGACCTTCGTCTTCGACGAGGTCGACGCCGGTGTCGGAGGGCGCTCCGCCGTCGAGATCGGCGCGCGCCTGGCTCGGCTGGCCCGCCACGCGCAGGTGGTGGTGGTGACGCACCTGCCACAGGTGGCGGCCTTCGCCGACAGCCACGTGGTCGTGGCCAAGACCTCGGACGGGTCGGTGACCCGGTCGGGGCTGACGACCCTCGCCGAGGACGATCGCGTCCGCGAGCTCTCGCGGATGCTCGCCGGGCTCGAGGAGTCCGACACCGCGCTCGCCCACGCGGAGGAGCTGCTGGCCCACGCCAGACGTGAGTCGACCACCCACTGA
- a CDS encoding NAD kinase produces the protein MLPEPVGSGSEPRAVLVVTHGGRPRAVEVAAEMGLALLEAGIEVRVPASDLAELELPFEPVSAPDEDPAAGCELVVVVGGDGTMLRAVELTRAARVPLLGVNLGHVGFLAEAEPEDVGPTIEAVVRRDYVSEERQTIDVSVYRGQELVETLWALNEASVEKASRERMIEVVVEVDGRPLSRFGCDGMVCATPTGSTAYNFSAGGPVVWPSVEALLVVPLSAHALFARPLVVAPSSVVAIEMGHAHLGEGVLWCDGRRTIDLVPGDRVEVRRGQRPVRLVRLHDAPFTDRLVAKFDLPVDGWRDLGRHRDRVGESRA, from the coding sequence GTGCTCCCCGAGCCGGTCGGCTCGGGATCCGAGCCGCGTGCCGTGCTGGTCGTCACCCACGGGGGCCGACCGCGAGCCGTCGAGGTCGCCGCCGAGATGGGCCTGGCCCTGCTCGAGGCCGGCATCGAGGTGCGCGTCCCGGCGTCCGACCTGGCCGAGCTGGAGCTGCCCTTCGAGCCGGTCTCGGCCCCCGACGAGGACCCGGCCGCGGGGTGTGAGCTCGTCGTCGTGGTCGGCGGGGACGGCACGATGCTGCGTGCGGTGGAGCTGACCCGCGCCGCGCGCGTGCCGTTGCTCGGTGTCAACCTCGGGCACGTCGGGTTCCTCGCCGAGGCCGAGCCCGAGGACGTCGGCCCCACGATCGAGGCCGTGGTGCGGCGCGACTACGTCTCCGAGGAGCGGCAGACCATCGATGTGTCGGTCTACCGCGGTCAGGAGCTGGTCGAGACGCTGTGGGCGCTCAACGAGGCGAGCGTGGAGAAGGCCTCCCGCGAGCGCATGATCGAGGTCGTCGTCGAGGTCGACGGACGACCGTTGTCGCGGTTCGGCTGCGACGGCATGGTGTGCGCGACGCCGACCGGGTCGACGGCGTACAACTTCTCGGCCGGGGGGCCGGTGGTCTGGCCGTCGGTCGAGGCGCTCCTGGTCGTCCCGCTCAGCGCTCACGCGCTCTTCGCGCGACCGCTGGTCGTCGCTCCCTCCTCCGTCGTCGCCATCGAGATGGGACACGCCCACCTGGGCGAGGGCGTGCTGTGGTGCGACGGGCGGCGCACGATCGACCTGGTCCCCGGTGACAGGGTCGAGGTGCGCCGCGGGCAGCGTCCGGTGCGCCTGGTCAGGTTGCACGACGCACCGTTCACCGATCGTCTCGTGGCGAAGTTCGACCTCCCCGTCGACGGGTGGCGCGACCTCGGCCGCCACCGCGATCGGGTGGGGGAGTCCCGTGCTTGA